A region of Notolabrus celidotus isolate fNotCel1 chromosome 4, fNotCel1.pri, whole genome shotgun sequence DNA encodes the following proteins:
- the LOC117811254 gene encoding G-protein coupled receptor 4-like, producing MEAGFNNTTYNTDYYDDTGLQDDGHMNFIYYVVTCIIISISLPLVLVTIYALLSLVRQGQVAPIYVINLLISDIIQLCCMIVFVSDHRTLMTDDVYSCGLLSSVGFMVCISLERYLVIVHPLWYRFKRTIKISVAVCAVVWAFPVCFLIVFPLVTDTVTIILSIILIIPFPLFIFFLVRTLRALSSSVSVRSDEKRRIVGTLVVVLLIYTLLFLPTIIRFLLQATGFYSSMFFYTSSIIVRLSPLADMLLYIFIRKQIMGNCLASVCCCIKESNDPTTSAVTVDDI from the exons ATGGAAGCAGGCTTCAATAACACCACCTACAACACAGACTACTACGATGACACAGGACTTCAGGATGACGGACATATGAATTTCATATATTATGTTGTGACATGCATAATCATCAGTATCAGCCTTCCTCTGGTGCTCGTGACCATCTATGCTCTTCTCTCTCTG GTACGCCAGGGTCAAGTTGCTCCAATATACGTCATCAACCTTCTCATTTCAGACATCATTCAGCTCTGCTGCATGATTGTATTTGTGTCAGATCATCGGACTCTTATGACTGATGATGTCTACAGCTGTGGTCTACTGTCGAGTGTTGGCTTCATGGTGTGCATCTCACTGGAAAG GTACCTGGTCATCGTCCACCCACTGTGGTACCGATTCAAACGAACCATCAAGATCTCTGTGGCGGTCTGTGCCGTGGTCTGGGCCTTCCCAGTTTGTTTCCTTATTGTGTTTCCCTTGGTTACTGATACAGTAACAATAATACTCTCCATTATCCTCATCATCCCCTTCCCACTGTTCATCTTCTTCCTGGTCAGGACCCTCAGAGCCCTCTCTTCTTCAGTCTCGGTCCGCTCTGATGAGAAACGACGAATAGTTGGAACTTTGGTGGTGGTGCTGCTCATTTACACGCTGCTGTTCCTACCCACCATCATTAGGTTCCTGTTACAGGCGACTGGCTTTTACTCTTCAATGTTTTTCTACACGTCCAGTATAATTGTTAGACTGAGTCCTCTGGCAGACATGCTCCTGTATATCTTCATCAGAAAGCAGATCATGGGCAACTGTCTGGCCTCTGTGTGTTGTTGCATAAAGGAGAGCAATGATCCCACCACATCAGCAGTGACTGTTGACGACATTTAG
- the LOC117811245 gene encoding ovarian cancer G-protein coupled receptor 1-like yields MEAGFNNTTYNTDYYDDRNLTGLQDDVGMYYIEYVVMCIVISIGLPLVLVTIYALSSLVRQGQVAPIYVINLLISDIIQLCCMIAFLSDHETPMADDVYSCGVLSSVGFMVCISLERYLVIFHPLWYRFKRTIKISVAVCAVVWAFPPVYFLIVFPLVTDTVGVIVLPIIHIIPFPLFIFVLVRTLRALSSSASVRSDEKRRIVGTLVVVLLIYTLLFLPIIIKFLLQATGFYSSMFFYTSGIFVRLSPLADLLLYIFIRKQTMGNCLASVCCCIKESNDPTTSAVTVDDI; encoded by the exons ATGGAAGCAGGCTTCAATAACACCACCTACAACACAGACTACTACGATGACAGAAACCTCACAGGACTTCAGGATGACGTAGGAATGTATTACATAGAATATGTTGTGATGTGCATAGTCATCAGTATCGGCCTTCCTCTGGTGCTCGTGACCATCTATGCTCTTTCCTCTCTG GTACGCCAGGGTCAAGTTGCTCCGATATACGTCATCAACCTTCTCATTTCAGACATCATTCAGCTCTGCTGCATGATCGCATTTTTGTCAGATCATGAGACTCCCATGGCTGATGATGTCTACAGCTGTGGTGTACTGTCGAGTGTTGGCTTCATGGTGTGCATCTCACTGGAAAG GTACCTGGTCATCTTCCACCCACTGTGGTACCGATTCAAACGAACCATCAAGATCTCTGTGGCGGTCTGTGCCGTGGTCTGGGCCTTCCCTCCTGTTTATTTCCTTATTGTGTTTCCCTTGGTTACTGATACGGTTGGTGTAATAGTGCTCCCCATTATCCACATCATCCCCTTCCCACTGTTCATCTTCGTCCTGGTCAGGACCCTCAGAGCCCTCTCTTCTTCCGCCTCGGTCCGCTCTGATGAGAAACGACGAATAGTTGGAACTTTGGTGGTGGTGCTGCTCATTTACACGCTGCTCTTCCTGCCCATCATTATTAAGTTCCTGTTACAGGCGACTGGCTTTTACTCTTCAATGTTTTTCTACACGTCCGGTATATTTGTTAGACTGAGTCCTCTGGCAGACTTGCTTCTGTATATCTTCATCAGAAAGCAGACCATGGGCAACTGTCTGGCCTCTGTGTGTTGTTGCATAAAGGAGAGCAATGATCCCACCACATCAGCAGTGACTGTTGACGACATTTAG